DNA from Fimbriimonadaceae bacterium:
GTCCGCCTGACGAACAAGGGCGTCCCAGGTGGCGGGTGTGGTGAATCCATATTTCTTCAGCAGATCCCGGCGGTAGTAGAGCAGGCCGGCATCGATGCGGCTCGGAACCCCGTAGAGATGCTGTTCATACCGACCGATCTCGGTGGTAGCGGGCAGAAACGCTTCCCGCATCGTCGGCAAAAACTTGTCGTCGAGCGGCCTTGCCCATCGAGCTGCCGCAAATTCCGGGACCCAGATGACATCCATGAAAAAGACGTCGACGGTCGTATCCCCATTTTTCAATTTTTGGGTCAGGAGATCGTGATAGGCGGTTGAGGAGTGCGGGGCAAGTTCGCGCACCACTGAAATGTGAGGGTGGGCTGCAGTGAATCGTGCGAGGGCCTCTTCCCAGACGCGGGGATGGTCCGGTTTCCAGGAGACGAAACGGAGGGTGACGG
Protein-coding regions in this window:
- a CDS encoding extracellular solute-binding protein: MRRIVRAFFTGSRLQSVPRYPLCASHQRQRGAALLLVCFVLFGPPRNDSIAGKPAVPPKGQPAPVTLRFVSWKPDHPRVWEEALARFTAAHPHISVVRELAPHSSTAYHDLLTQKLKNGDTTVDVFFMDVIWVPEFAAARWARPLDDKFLPTMREAFLPATTEIGRYEQHLYGVPSRIDAGLLYYRRDLLKKYGFTTPATWDALVRQAD